One stretch of Scophthalmus maximus strain ysfricsl-2021 chromosome 12, ASM2237912v1, whole genome shotgun sequence DNA includes these proteins:
- the dthd1 gene encoding death domain-containing protein 1 gives MDEHLHVNAQMDEAGANHGRRRVDTLLNMSTKANEADRPSRVDREETVRTGRCIGEESGGGGGERTLSHQEDEGRLRLASEEQVEEECKQKVLAVLTELSDFHSERLPAWREALRECASALHKSPPGGGDRQYRPATEPECEAGPCSDSFSDSFQSVSEDIEKIIQELSTIATRLDAGILQESAEDASSVDAALREAGDPEASAQTEDGSGHPSSRDPRGSEPERKQEVADEGDRSRPRPPPGAGHTADSARSRSDRSGVKETGEEREVEGQAGHNEDRASPASQTDLLEEPEKDAERVNVKGKEETKGEWITVGLTGEMEDSQTHVPDACFIRAPMGAAEALRCEMADSFSCLMVTGSEELVSRVIRVRVHGGANLHFPVTVVVPFCARYRGNYRDVAVKIVDGERRASYVTPTTTEGTYGGQRGSFAEVRVYSLGLFAVVSCLKRENYTVPRRGLSLKLPVDPRICLNYLPGAFTTPVMAQTTIQPVDTVLLAAVKSRRDVYRSVVSTSPLVHLAHPTSQPLRRPLTVTLPCPPNPEKKRDTRGRGRPAERRHSGPAAPASPSVRILGASLKPPKETSNELLVVLGSREKQWRVLEKVPVRSQQKGLASFELTESLDRLLVVRLLSPLQPCHLSLLAQELEESIGRHAVTLVLQCRRDDPHAVLVAALPSRDLSWELGKLRAQGYGGLPQTSPDISMREGDQLLLCFSGNVTSTSDRNNQNDVPRERLAFHSQRTNHLLVRLTEVDPFGNYSSPHYKGAAAFYKVTRGQLEWRGDTGVPKDSSELPGDPVCRLSLTLPKKVRSINRPVAARVRLCEEAADSLSDSLLLWLAGELSEEEVAALVRSLRVRRSAAQLVKLRAGDSPSTQAFHVLATWRRGLPAAPHQLRASRLARCLAKSGRPDLARELLLRQARTGLAEIGK, from the exons ATGGATGAGCACCTGCATGTGAACGCACAGATGGACGAAGCTGGGGCAAATCACGGCAGAAGGAGGGTCGACACTCTCCTCAACATGTCGACTAAAGCTAATGAAGCCGACAGACCGTCAAGGGTCGATCGTGAGGAAACGGTGCGCACGGGGAGATGCATAGGAGAAGAATcgggtggaggcggaggagaaagGACGCTCAGTCACCAGGAGGATGAAGGGAGACTGAGGCTTGCTAgtgaggagcaggtggaggaagagtGCAAGCAAAAAGTTTTGGCCGTGCTGACGGAGCTGAGTGATTTTCATTCAGAGAGGTTGCCAGCATGGAGAGAGGCCCTCAGAGAATGTGCCTCAGCGCTCCACAAGtctccaccagggggcggtgaTCGGCAGTATCGACCTGCAACGG agCCAGAATGTGAAGCCGGGCCTTGCTCAGACTCCTTCAGTGACTCTTTCCAGAGTGTGTCGGAGGACATAGAGAAGATCATACAAGAACTGAGCACAATCGCGACCAGACTGGACGCAGGAATTCTCCAAGAATCCGCAGAAGACGCCTCCAGCGTGGACGCGGCACTTCGGGAAGCCGGAGACCCGGAGGCCTCAGCGCAAACGGAAGACGGCAGCGGTCACCCGAGCTCCCGGGATCCACGCGGATCCGAACCCGAGCGTAAGCAGGAGGTCGCCGACGAAGGCGACCGAAGCCGCCCGAGGCCGCCGCCAGGCGCCGGACACACAGCAGACTCTGCGCGCAGCCGTTCCGACCGCAGCGGTGTGAAGGAGACAGGGGAAGAACGGGAGGTCGAAGGTCAAGCGGGGCACAATGAGGACCGGGCTTCTCCAGCGAGTCAGACGGATTTACTGGAGGAGCCAGAAAAGGATGCAGAGAGGGTAAATGTCAAGGGCAAAGAGGAGACAAAGGGCGAATGGATCACAGTTGG GCTCACTGGCGAAATGGAGGACAGCCAAACGCACGTGCCAGACGCATGCTTTATCCGAGCGCCAATGGGCGCGGCTGAAGCCCTCAGGTGTGAAATGGCCGACTCCTTCAGCTGCCTCATGGTGACCGGCTCGGAGGAGCTGGTCAGCAGAGTGATCAGGGTCAGAGTTCACGGCGGCGCCAACCTCCACTTCCCCGTGACCGTGGTTGTGCCTTTCTGCGCACGTTACCGGGGCAACTACAGAGACGTCGCGGTCAAGATAGTTGACGGGGAGAGGAGGGCGAGCTACGTCACTCCCACAACAACAGAGGGCACGTATGGAGGACAGAGG GGCTCTTTTGCAGAGGTGAGGGTGTACTCCCTGGGTCTCTTTGCAGTGGTTTCCTGTCTCAAAAGAGAAAACTACACAGTTCCCAGAAGGGGATTGTCACTCAAACTCCCCGTGGACCCCCGCATTTGCCTCAACTACCTCCCGGGAGCCTTCACCACTCCAGTAATGGCACAAACCACG ATCCAGCCGGTGGACACCGTCCTCCTGGCTGCCGTCAAGTCCAGAAGGGACGTCTATCGTTCGGTGGTGTCTACGAGCCCACTGGTCCACCTCGCCCACCCGACCTCGCAGCCCCTTAGAAGACCCCTCACCGTCACCCTCCCTTGTCCGCCGAACCCTGAGAAAAAGAGGGACACGAGGGGTCGGGGGAGGCCGGCGGAGCGCCGCCACAGCGGACCTGCGGCTCCGGC ATCTCCGTCCGTCAGAATACTGGGCGCCTCTCTGAAGCCCCCAAAGGAAACGTCCAATGAGCTGCTGGTGGTCCTGGGCTCAAGGGAAAAACAGTGGCGCGTCCTGGAGAAAGTCCCCGTCAGGAGCCAGCAGAAAGGACTGGCGTCCTTCGAGCTGACGGAGAGCCTCGACAG aCTGCTGGTGGttcgtctcctctccccgcTGCAGCCCTGCCATCTGAGCCTCCTGgcacaggagctggaggagtcgATCGGCCGCCACGCGGTCACCCTGGTCCTCCAGTGCCGCCGGGACGACCCGCACGCCGTCCTGGTGGCCGCCCTGCCCAGCCGGGACCTCAGCTGGGAGCTGGGCAAGCTGAGGGCGCAGGGCTACGGCGGCCTCCCGCAGACCTCGCCCGACATCTCCATGCGCGAAGGGGACCAGCTCCTGCTGTGCTTCAGTGGCAACGTCACCTCCACAA GCGATCGCAACAACCAAAACGACGTCCCGCGCGAGCGCCTCGCCTTCCACAGCCAGCGCACGAATCACCTCCTGGTGCGTCTGACTGAAGTGGACCCGTTTGGGAACTACAGCTCGCCGCACTACAAGGGGGCGGCCGCGTTCTACAAGGTCACCAGAGGTCAGCTGGAGTGGCGAGGGGACACAGGCGTCCCAAAGGACTCCTCAGAGCTCCCGGGGGACCCCGTGTGCAGGCTGTCCCTGACTTTACCCAAG AAAGTGAGAAGCATCAATCGGCCCGTCGCAGCAAGGGTGAGGTTATGTGAGGAGGCAG CGGATTCCCTGTCGgactctcttctcctctggctGGCCGGGGAACTttcggaggaggaggtggccgCGCTGGTGCGGTCCCTGCGTGTCCGCCGCAGCGCTGCTCAGCTGGTGAAGCTGCGCGCCGGCGACAGCCCGTCCACGCAGGCCTTCCACGTCCTGGCCACGTGGAGGAGGGGGCTACCCGCCGCGCCACACCAGCTCAGGGCCTCTCGGCTGGCCCGCTGCCTGGCCAAGAGCGGCCGGCCTGACCTGGCCAGGGAGCTGCTCCTGCGACAGGCCCGGACAGGGCTCGCCGAAATAGGGAAATAA